A stretch of Scheffersomyces stipitis CBS 6054 chromosome 2, complete sequence DNA encodes these proteins:
- a CDS encoding tandem internal repeat-containing protein — protein sequence MRAAELLSLFAATSLVSAAVIPRDDESWKTLTPSGSYLPDATTDYDGSFAISIIVLETPTPAKRDVANQIGDGQVQVQTTAAAVVNQIGDGQIQQQTQTVAVVNQIGDGQIQQQTQTVAAVNQIGDGQIQQQTNTIGDGQVQAQTATVAGQIADGQVQATPAAQAADGQVQSNVVVCVAADSLTATLQGSILRDNKGRIGAIVANRQFQFDGPPPQAGSIYAAGWSIVPDGNGGQQLALGDQTTFYRCLSGDFYNLYDESIGGQCSPIEIAILKATTC from the exons ATGAGAGCTGCTGAACTCTTGTCCcttttcgcagccactTCGTTGGTATCGGCTGCGGTGATTCCCAGAGATGATGAATCTTGGAAAACGCTTACCCCTTCCGGTTCATATCTTCCAGATGCAACGACTGACTACGATGGCTCCTTTGCAATTTCCATTATTGTTCTCGAGACTCCAACTCCAGCTAAGAGAGATGTTGCCAACCAAATTGGTGATGGTCAGGTCCAAGTCCAAactactgctgctgctgtagTCAACCAAATCGGCGATGGACAAATCCAGCAACAGACTCAGACTGTTGCAGTAGTTAATCAGATCGGAGATGGTCAGATCCAACAACAGACTCAGACCGTAGCAGCTGTTAACCAGATCGGAGATGGCCAAATCCAACAACAGACCAAtact ATCGGAGATGGACAGGTCCAGGCTCAAACTGCTACTGTTGCTGGCCAAATTGCAGACGGACAAGTTCAGGCTACCCCTGCTGCTCAAGCAGCCGACGGACAAGTTCAATCTAATGTTGTGGTCTGTGTGGCTGCTGACTCTTTAACTGCAACCTTACAGGGCAGCATCCTTCGTGACAACAAGGGAAGAATTGGCGCCATTGTTGCTAACagacaattccaattcGACGGTCCACCACCACAGGCAGGTTCCATTTATGCAGCTGGCTGGAGTATTGTTCCAGACGGAAACGGTGGACAGCAATTGGCATTGGGTGACCAAACCACTTTCTACAGGTGCTTGTCTGGTGACTTTTACAACTTGTACGACGAAAGCATCGGAGGACAATGTTCTCCCATCGAAATTGCCATTTTGAAGGCTACCACATGTTAG
- the ACD3 gene encoding Arylacetamide deacetylase gives MITPGFVWKVITIPITALKTFLQYFTVGTVYQRTSHEFKSSLWKNIHLAIECHLAGNLHKVDVQTFVYRPVSEVFKQFENNPMVAGLNNFGKKLEERSYWIVQNEAEGPEKEDVIVYLHGGGYLLNIFESQFVTFIAFYYSLPEETRKKTSILIVDYSLTLHDHIYPTQLWETLRAYNELLSNGYKNIHLVGDSAGTHLALSVSRYISYPEESAKQFALFPQFDFNFSRQPFPQPKSLVLISPWVEPCTAPVEPTKHGVDTTGDLGARDTLMGDYYTGDLDREVINNFLTFTNTNFDEHWAKVDPINNGNTLVIEGEREILRDSVEEFLQIINKNGKVDYQVDKGGIHAGMVYVEALDYLGDSGAKRALAGDFEDKFSYNTISKFYAERI, from the coding sequence ATGATCACCCCAGGATTCGTGTGGAAAGTTATCACCATTCCGATCACCGCACTCAAGACTTTCCTCCAGTATTTTACTGTGGGAACAGTTTACCAGAGGACAAGTCATGAGTTCAAGAGTTCGCTCTGGAAGAACATCCACTTGGCCATTGAATGCCATTTGGCCGGAAATCTCCACAAGGTTGACGTCCAGACATTTGTCTATAGACCTGTTTCCGAGGTCTTCAAGCAATTTGAGAACAACCCTATGGTCGCAGGATTAAACAACTTTGGcaagaaacttgaagaaagaagttaCTGGATTGTCCAGAACGAAGCGGAAGGAccagaaaaggaagatGTAATTGTCTATTTGCATGGGGGAGGATACTTACTTAACATCTTTGAGTCCCAATTTGTAACTTTCATTGCGTTCTATTATTCCTTGCctgaagaaaccagaaagaagacttccATCTTGATTGTAGACTATTCCCTCACCTTGCACGACCACATCTATCCTACTCAACTCTGGGAAACTCTCAGAGCCTACAATGAGTTGCTTTCCAATGGATACAAGAACATCCATCTTGTCGGAGATTCAGCTGGAACCCATTTGGCACTTTCGGTGTCCAGATACATTTCGTACCCGGAAGAATCGGCCAAGCAATTTGCACTTTTTCCTCAAtttgacttcaacttctctcGTCAGCCTTTCCCGCAGCCCAAGTCATTAGTATTAATTTCACCATGGGTTGAGCCTTGTACTGCTCCGGTTGAGCCTACTAAACATGGTGTAGACACTACGGGAGACTTGGGCGCCAGAGATACTCTTATGGGAGACTACTACACGGGCGATTTGGACAGAGAAGTCAtaaacaacttcttgacattCACTAACACAAACTTTGACGAACACTGGGCAAAGGTAGACCCCATCAATAACGGTAACACCCTTGTGATCGAAggagaaagagaaatctTGAGGGATAGTGTGGAAGAGTTCTTGcaaatcatcaacaaaaatGGTAAAGTAGACTACCAAGTCGATAAGGGTGGTATCCACGCTGGTATGGTATATGTTGAAGCCCTCGACTATCTAGGAGACTCTGGTGCCAAGCGTGCTCTTGCAGGCGATTTTGAGGATAAGTTCTCCTACAACACTATCAGCAAATTTTACGCAGAGAGAATATAG